Proteins from one Suncus etruscus isolate mSunEtr1 chromosome 3, mSunEtr1.pri.cur, whole genome shotgun sequence genomic window:
- the LOC126003373 gene encoding histone-lysine N-methyltransferase EZH2-like, translating into MGQTGKKSEKGPVCWRKRVKSEYMRLRQLKRFRRADEVKSMFSSNRQKIVERTETLNQEWKQRRIQPVHILTSVSSLRGTRECSVTSEFDFPAQIIPLKTLNAVASVPIMYSWSPLQQNFMVEDETVLHNIPYMGDEVLDQDGTFIEELIKNYDGKVHGDRECGFINDEIFVELVNALGQYNDDEDDEDDDGDDPDEREEKQKELEESRDDKESRPPRKFPSDKIFEAISSMFPDKGTAEELKEKYKELTEQQLPGALPPECTPNIDGPNAKSVQREQSLHSFHTLFCRRCFKYDCFLHPFHATPNTYKRKNTETALDNKACGPQCYQHLEGAKEFAAALTAERVKTPPKRPGGRRRGRLPNSSSRPSTPTISVVESKDTDSDREAGAETGGENNDKEEEEKKDEMSSSSEANSRCQTPIKMKANIEPPENVEWSGAEASMFRVLIGTYYDNFCAIARLIGTKTCRQVYEFRVKESSIIAPAPAEDVDTPPRKKKRKHRLWAAHCRKIQLKKDGSSNHMYNYQPCDHPRQPCDSSCPCVIAQNFCEKFCQCSSECQNRFPGCRCKAQCNTKQCPCYLAVRECDPDLCLTCGAADHWDSKNVSCKNCSIQRGSKKHLLLAPSDVAGWGIFIKDPVQKNEFISEYCGEIISQDEADRRGKVYDKYMCSFLFNLNNDFVVDATRKGNKIRFANHSVNPNCYAKVMMVNGDHRIGIFAKRAIQTGEELFFDYRYSQADALKYVGIEREMEIP; encoded by the coding sequence ATGGGCCAGACTGGCAAGAAATCTGAGAAGGGACCAGTTTGTTGGCGGAAGCGAGTCAAATCTGAGTATATGCGACTTCGGCAGCTCAAGAGGTTCAGGCGGGCTGATGAAGTCAAGAGTATGTTTAGCTCCAACCGCCAGAAAATTGTGGAAAGAACTGAGACCCTTAACCAGGAGTGGAAGCAGCGGAGGATCCAGCCTGTGCACATCCTGACATCCGTGAGCTCATTGCGCGGGACCAGGGAGTGCTCGGTGACCAGTGAGTTTGATTTCCCGGCACAAATCATCCCTCTAAAGACTTTGAATGCAGTTGCTTCAGTGCCTATAATGTATTCTTGGTCTCCCCTACAACAGAATTTTATGGTAGAAGATGAAACTGTTTTACATAACATTCCTTATATGGGGGATGAAGTTTTAGACCAGGATGGAACTTTTattgaagaattaataaaaaattatgatgGAAAAGTACATGGGGATAGAGAATGTGGGTTTATAAATGATGAGATTTTTGTGGAGCTGGTGAATGCTCTGGGTCAGTACAATGATGATGAGGATGATGAGGATGACGATGGAGATGATCctgatgaaagagaagaaaaacagaaggaaCTGGAGGAGAGCCGAGATGATAAAGAAAGTCGCCCCCCTCGGAAATTTCCTTCGGATAAAATTTTTGAAGCCATTTCCTCAATGTTTCCAGATAAAGGCACAGCAGAAGAGCTAAAGGAAAAGTACAAAGAACTCACAGAGCAGCAGCTTCCGGGAGCGCTACCCCCCGAATGCACCCCAAACATTGATGGACCAAATGCCAAGTCTGTGCAGAGGGAGCAAAGCTTGCATTCCTTTCACACGCTTTTCTGCAGGCGATGCTTCAAGTATGACTGTTTCTTACACCCCTTTCATGCAACACCCAATACGTACAAGCGGAAGAATACAGAAACAGCTCTGGACAACAAGGCCTGTGGGCCTCAGTGCTACCAGCACCTGGAGGGAGCCAAGGAGTTTGCAGCAGCCCTCACTGCCGAGCGGGTCAAAACTCCACCCAAGCGGCCAGGGGGCCGGCGCAGGGGGCGGCTTCCCAACAGCAGCAGCAGGCCCAGCACCCCCACCATCAGTGTGGTGGAGTCCAAGGACACGGACAGTGATCGGGAGGCAGGCGCTGAGACCGGCGGGGAGAACAATgacaaggaggaggaagagaagaaggatgaGATGTCCAGCTCGTCCGAAGCGAATTCTCGCTGTCAGACACCAATAAAGATGAAAGCAAACATTGAGCCTCCTGAGAATGTGGAGTGGAGCGGGGCTGAAGCCTCCATGTTCAGGGTCCTCATTGGCACCTACTATGACAACTTTTGTGCCATTGCCAGGCTGATCGGGACTAAGACTTGCCGCCAGGTGTATGAGTTCCGGGTCAAAGAGTCCAGCATCATTGCCCCGGCCCCTGCCGAGGATGTGGACACACCTCCgcgaaagaagaagaggaaacatCGGCTGTGGGCCGCTCACTGCAGGAAGATACAGTTGAAGAAGGATGGCTCCTCCAACCATATGTACAACTACCAGCCCTGTGACCACCCTCGACAGCCGTGCGACAGCTCATGTCCCTGCGTGATTGCACAGAACTTCTGTGAAAAGTTCTGCCAGTGCAGCTCTGAGTGTCAAAATCGCTTTCCTGGCTGCCGCTGTAAAGCTCAGTGCAACACCAAGCAGTGCCCATGCTACCTGGCTGTCCGAGAGTGTGACCCCGACCTGTGCCTCACATGCGGGGCGGCTGACCACTGGGACAGCAAGAACGTGTCGTGCAAGAACTGTAGCATCCAGCGGGGCTCCAAAAAGCATTTATTGCTGGCGCCTTCTGATGTGGCTGGCTGGGGTATTTTCATCAAAGATCCTGTTCAGAAAAACGAATTCATCTCAGAATACTGTGGAGAGATTATTTCTCAGGATGAAGCTGACAGAAGAGGGAAAGTCTATGATAAATATATGTGTAGCTTTCTTTTCAACTTGAATAATGATTTTGTGGTGGATGCAACCCGCAAGGGTAATAAAATTCGGTTTGCAAATCATTCAGTAAATCCGAACTGCTATGCAAAAGTCATGATGGTCAATGGCGACCACCGCATTGGGATCTTCGCCAAGAGAGCCATTCAGACGGGCGAGGAGCTTTTCTTTGATTACAGATACAGCCAAGCAGATGCCCTGAAGTATGTGGGCATCGAGCGAGAGATGGAGATCCCATAA